The Andrena cerasifolii isolate SP2316 chromosome 14, iyAndCera1_principal, whole genome shotgun sequence genome contains a region encoding:
- the LOC143376194 gene encoding PHD finger protein 14 isoform X2: MSQDDDVGFLYKTMIERDPKKRRVKPVGTAPLFDFDLGESSDDSDFRIEDHCEESDDDSEDSNDIGKEEEDASEESDDSLEDPLLGRKENPNLTVGDVIEQARQQAQKGGPLDDKLNKMLICCGCLGDRSDDINEIVECDGCGVSVHEGCYGVSDVESFSSTDSLCQSAPWFCEACSAGIEDPSCELCPNKGGIFKETDVGKWVHLVCALYVPGVAFGEVDRLSSVTLFEMAYSKWGAKQCSLCEDARFARTGVCIECDAGMCHTYFHVTCAQREGLLSEAHSEEVDQADPFYAHCKLHSDKTLVRRRRRNWLALQLRAQYRQQLLKQPNHLDTEEQRRIQRKLSKHRHKYLAHKASRPPPWVPTQKMPRLLTTSASACRQLARKAELMGVDTAALEAQEAQLVALVDVRKKWHIPPAFSVEFIGYYLDRNLRVTSMKRRLQELLDINSQLLNEQQRLDRKYDEVMKDNEEQIRVNVTLKEKIEMYHQVLQNSGYGKPLPQITDLAKPRIAPTLGTGLGVPTAAALKMGVGFPLPVGKGVEGVREGRVLSSQAQDQNHKGELTLRHQCGICRRSTNQHLLAKCDTCHLHYHLSCLSPPLSRMPKKTKLMGWQCSECDKESSGSEVERVDTSAPRKLRHCKDDSNLTSTPPQEVQAPATPTTPSTSKNSSTSLNSVANITAPDTPTTPKVTIKPVGPQPLSSTPIQSGEPLYNHQPINNVTIATREGSPEYMVASADGTESVSQRSAKKRRREKHKRYTPDPITGVKQRKRKHKRKSLDVENPEGQSQPEVHRRITIKIKPIPRPEGEVASESSPQMFIATSTSTEITSPPPPKLPPPPVPPLLSNTAPVTANVPTNSTSNRVSTGNAKKGKDTDLLTHCNVCDMPGTNQNLVMCDECKKCYHFTCLDPPVKKSPKRRGYSWHCADCDPSASESET; this comes from the exons ATGTCCCAGGACGACGACGTAGGATTTTTGTACAAAACAATGA TCGAAAGAGACCCGAAAAAGAGGAGGGTCAAGCCAGTGGGAACGGCGCCTTTGTTTGATTTCGATTTAGGCGAAAGTTCCGATGACAGTGATTTCAGGATCGAAGATCATTGCGAGGAGTCTGATGACGATTCGGAGGATTCTAACGACATCGGGAAAG AGGAAGAAGATGCGTCGGAAGAATCCGACGACTCCTTGGAGGATCCGCTACTCGGTAGAAAAGAGAATCCTAACCTGACCGTGGGGGACGTGATCGAGCAGGCGAGGCAGCAAGCGCAAAAAGGAGGCCCCCTCGAtgataaattgaataaaatgttaattTGTTGTGGTTGTTTAGGGGACAGAAGCGAtgatattaatgaaattgttGAATGCGATGGGTGCGGTGTTAGCGTGCACGAAG GATGCTACGGTGTGTCCGATGTGGAAAGCTTTTCAAGCACAGATTCTTTATGCCAGTCGGCGCCATGGTTTTGCGAAGCTTGCAGTGCAGGCATTGAAGATCCTTCCTGTGAACTTTGTCCAAATAAGGGTGGAATCTTTAAAGAGACTGATGTCGGCAAATGGGTCCATTTAGTATGCGCACTTTATGTACCCGGCGTTGCTTTTGGAGAA GTGGATCGTTTATCGAGTGTTACGCTCTTCGAAATGGCATATAGTAAATGGGGAGCAAAGCAATGTTCTTTATGCGAGGATGCGCGTTTCGCTCGCACTGGCGTGTGCATAGAATGTGATGCAGGAATGTGTCATACATATTTTCATGTTACCTG CGCACAAAGAGAAGGTCTATTATCCGAAGCTCATAGCGAAGAGGTCGATCAAGCTGATCCATTCTATGCGCACTGTAAACTTCATTCCGATAAAACTCTCGTTCGTAGGCGTAGACGCAATTGGTTAGCTCTACAATTGCGAGCTCAATACCGGCAACAGTTATTAAAGCAACCCAATCACTTAGACACCGAAGAACAGCGTAGAATTCAAAGGAAACTGTCCAAGCATAGGCATAAATATTTAGCTCACAAAGCATCGCGACCACCGCCATGGG TGCCAACTCAGAAGATGCCTAGGCTATTAACCACGTCCGCTTCCGCCTGTCGGCAATTAGCGAGAAAGGCCGAACTTATGGGCGTTGATACGGCTGCATTGGAAGCACAGGAAGCACAACTTGTAGCCTTAGTGGACGTTAGGAAAAAGTGGCATATTCCGCCTGCTTTCAGTGTAGAATTCATTGGTTACTACTTGGACCGAAATTTGCGAGTAACATCTATGAAGAGACGATTGCAAGAGCTTCTTGATATTAATTCGCAATTACTTAACGAGCAACAAAGGCTAGATAGAAAATACGACGAAGTAATGAAAGATAACGAGGAACAAATTCGAGTGAATGTAACATTGAAAGAGAAGATAGAGATGTATCATCAAGTGCTTCAGAATAGTGGCTACGGAAAGCCACTGCCACAAATCACTGACTTGGCGAAGCCGAGGATAGCGCCAACTCTAG GTACAGGTTTAGGTGTACCAACCGCAGCAGCACTAAAGATGGGGGTAGGATTTCCATTACCAGTTGGTAAGGGGGTAGAAGGAGTACGCGAAGGTAGAGTGTTAAGCAGCCAGGCGCAAGATCAGAACCATAAGGGTGAACTGACGTTAAGGCATCAATGTGGGATATGTAGAAGATCTACGAACCAGCATCTCCTTGCAAAATGTGATACGTGCCATCTTCATTATCATTTATCTTGTCTTAGTCCGCCCCTTTCTCGTATGCCTAAGAAAACAAAGCTTATGGGATG GCAATGTTCCGAATGCGATAAAGAGTCGTCTGGATCAGAGGTTGAACGCGTCGACACATCAGCTCCGCGTAAATTAAGGCACTGTAAGGATGACTCTAATTTAACATCAACACCCCCGCAAGAAGTGCAAGCGCCCGCAACACCAACCACGCCTAGTACATCGAAAAATTCTTCCACTAGTCTTAATAGTGTAGCAAATATCACAGCTCCTGACACACCAACAACACCGAAA GTGACTATAAAACCAGTCGGACCACAGCCTCTATCTTCGACTCCTATTCAGTCAGGGGAACCACTGTACAATCACCAACCTATCAATAACGTGACAATAGCGACGAGGGAAGGATCGCCCGAATATATGGTAGCTTCAGCGGATGGTACAGAATCTGTTTCGCAAAGAAGCGCGAAGAAGAGGAGAAG GGAGAAGCACAAACGGTACACTCCTGATCCAATTACGGGTGTAAAGCAAAGGAAACGAAAACATAAAAGGAAAAGTCTTGACGTAGAGAATCCAGAAGGACAAAGTCAGCCGGAAGTTCATAGGAGAATAACAATAAAA ATAAAGCCAATTCCAAGACCAGAGGGCGAAGTAGCATCTGAATCAAGTCCGCAGATGTTCATCGCCACGTCTACTAGTACCGAAATCACGTCTCCACCCCCGCCAAAATTACCACCGCCGCCTGTTCCGCCTTTACTTTCGAATACTGCACCTGTAACGGCAAATGTACCTACCAATAGTACGAGTAATAGGGTATCTACGGGGAATGCAAAGAAGGGGAAAGATACAGACCTTTTAACGCATTGCAATGTCTGTGATATGCCCGGCACCAATCAAAATCTCGTCAT GTGTGATGAATGTAAAAAATGCTACCACTTCACCTGTCTTGATCCGCCAGTTAAAAAATCGCCCAAAAGGAGAGGCTATTCTTGGCATTGTGCAGACTGCGATCCTAGT gcCTCTGAATCTGAGACTTAA
- the LOC143376194 gene encoding PHD finger protein 14 isoform X4 translates to MSQDDDVGFLYKTMIERDPKKRRVKPVGTAPLFDFDLGESSDDSDFRIEDHCEESDDDSEDSNDIGKEEEDASEESDDSLEDPLLGRKENPNLTVGDVIEQARQQAQKGGPLDDKLNKMLICCGCLGDRSDDINEIVECDGCGVSVHEGCYGVSDVESFSSTDSLCQSAPWFCEACSAGIEDPSCELCPNKGGIFKETDVGKWVHLVCALYVPGVAFGEVDRLSSVTLFEMAYSKWGAKQCSLCEDARFARTGVCIECDAGMCHTYFHVTCAQREGLLSEAHSEEVDQADPFYAHCKLHSDKTLVRRRRRNWLALQLRAQYRQQLLKQPNHLDTEEQRRIQRKLSKHRHKYLAHKASRPPPWVPTQKMPRLLTTSASACRQLARKAELMGVDTAALEAQEAQLVALVDVRKKWHIPPAFSVEFIGYYLDRNLRVTSMKRRLQELLDINSQLLNEQQRLDRKYDEVMKDNEEQIRVNVTLKEKIEMYHQVLQNSGYGKPLPQITDLAKPRIAPTLGTGLGVPTAAALKMGVGFPLPVGKGVEGVREGRVLSSQAQDQNHKGELTLRHQCGICRRSTNQHLLAKCDTCHLHYHLSCLSPPLSRMPKKTKLMGWQCSECDKESSGSEVERVDTSAPRKLRHCKDDSNLTSTPPQEVQAPATPTTPSTSKNSSTSLNSVANITAPDTPTTPKVTIKPVGPQPLSSTPIQSGEPLYNHQPINNVTIATREGSPEYMVASADGTESVSQRSAKKRRREKHKRYTPDPITGVKQRKRKHKRKSLDVENPEGQSQPEVHRRITIKIKPIPRPEGEVASESSPQMFIATSTSTEITSPPPPKLPPPPVPPLLSNTAPVTANVPTNSTSNRVSTGNAKKGKDTDLLTHCNVCDMPGTNQNLVMCDECKKCYHFTCLDPPVKKSPKRRGYSWHCADCDPS, encoded by the exons ATGTCCCAGGACGACGACGTAGGATTTTTGTACAAAACAATGA TCGAAAGAGACCCGAAAAAGAGGAGGGTCAAGCCAGTGGGAACGGCGCCTTTGTTTGATTTCGATTTAGGCGAAAGTTCCGATGACAGTGATTTCAGGATCGAAGATCATTGCGAGGAGTCTGATGACGATTCGGAGGATTCTAACGACATCGGGAAAG AGGAAGAAGATGCGTCGGAAGAATCCGACGACTCCTTGGAGGATCCGCTACTCGGTAGAAAAGAGAATCCTAACCTGACCGTGGGGGACGTGATCGAGCAGGCGAGGCAGCAAGCGCAAAAAGGAGGCCCCCTCGAtgataaattgaataaaatgttaattTGTTGTGGTTGTTTAGGGGACAGAAGCGAtgatattaatgaaattgttGAATGCGATGGGTGCGGTGTTAGCGTGCACGAAG GATGCTACGGTGTGTCCGATGTGGAAAGCTTTTCAAGCACAGATTCTTTATGCCAGTCGGCGCCATGGTTTTGCGAAGCTTGCAGTGCAGGCATTGAAGATCCTTCCTGTGAACTTTGTCCAAATAAGGGTGGAATCTTTAAAGAGACTGATGTCGGCAAATGGGTCCATTTAGTATGCGCACTTTATGTACCCGGCGTTGCTTTTGGAGAA GTGGATCGTTTATCGAGTGTTACGCTCTTCGAAATGGCATATAGTAAATGGGGAGCAAAGCAATGTTCTTTATGCGAGGATGCGCGTTTCGCTCGCACTGGCGTGTGCATAGAATGTGATGCAGGAATGTGTCATACATATTTTCATGTTACCTG CGCACAAAGAGAAGGTCTATTATCCGAAGCTCATAGCGAAGAGGTCGATCAAGCTGATCCATTCTATGCGCACTGTAAACTTCATTCCGATAAAACTCTCGTTCGTAGGCGTAGACGCAATTGGTTAGCTCTACAATTGCGAGCTCAATACCGGCAACAGTTATTAAAGCAACCCAATCACTTAGACACCGAAGAACAGCGTAGAATTCAAAGGAAACTGTCCAAGCATAGGCATAAATATTTAGCTCACAAAGCATCGCGACCACCGCCATGGG TGCCAACTCAGAAGATGCCTAGGCTATTAACCACGTCCGCTTCCGCCTGTCGGCAATTAGCGAGAAAGGCCGAACTTATGGGCGTTGATACGGCTGCATTGGAAGCACAGGAAGCACAACTTGTAGCCTTAGTGGACGTTAGGAAAAAGTGGCATATTCCGCCTGCTTTCAGTGTAGAATTCATTGGTTACTACTTGGACCGAAATTTGCGAGTAACATCTATGAAGAGACGATTGCAAGAGCTTCTTGATATTAATTCGCAATTACTTAACGAGCAACAAAGGCTAGATAGAAAATACGACGAAGTAATGAAAGATAACGAGGAACAAATTCGAGTGAATGTAACATTGAAAGAGAAGATAGAGATGTATCATCAAGTGCTTCAGAATAGTGGCTACGGAAAGCCACTGCCACAAATCACTGACTTGGCGAAGCCGAGGATAGCGCCAACTCTAG GTACAGGTTTAGGTGTACCAACCGCAGCAGCACTAAAGATGGGGGTAGGATTTCCATTACCAGTTGGTAAGGGGGTAGAAGGAGTACGCGAAGGTAGAGTGTTAAGCAGCCAGGCGCAAGATCAGAACCATAAGGGTGAACTGACGTTAAGGCATCAATGTGGGATATGTAGAAGATCTACGAACCAGCATCTCCTTGCAAAATGTGATACGTGCCATCTTCATTATCATTTATCTTGTCTTAGTCCGCCCCTTTCTCGTATGCCTAAGAAAACAAAGCTTATGGGATG GCAATGTTCCGAATGCGATAAAGAGTCGTCTGGATCAGAGGTTGAACGCGTCGACACATCAGCTCCGCGTAAATTAAGGCACTGTAAGGATGACTCTAATTTAACATCAACACCCCCGCAAGAAGTGCAAGCGCCCGCAACACCAACCACGCCTAGTACATCGAAAAATTCTTCCACTAGTCTTAATAGTGTAGCAAATATCACAGCTCCTGACACACCAACAACACCGAAA GTGACTATAAAACCAGTCGGACCACAGCCTCTATCTTCGACTCCTATTCAGTCAGGGGAACCACTGTACAATCACCAACCTATCAATAACGTGACAATAGCGACGAGGGAAGGATCGCCCGAATATATGGTAGCTTCAGCGGATGGTACAGAATCTGTTTCGCAAAGAAGCGCGAAGAAGAGGAGAAG GGAGAAGCACAAACGGTACACTCCTGATCCAATTACGGGTGTAAAGCAAAGGAAACGAAAACATAAAAGGAAAAGTCTTGACGTAGAGAATCCAGAAGGACAAAGTCAGCCGGAAGTTCATAGGAGAATAACAATAAAA ATAAAGCCAATTCCAAGACCAGAGGGCGAAGTAGCATCTGAATCAAGTCCGCAGATGTTCATCGCCACGTCTACTAGTACCGAAATCACGTCTCCACCCCCGCCAAAATTACCACCGCCGCCTGTTCCGCCTTTACTTTCGAATACTGCACCTGTAACGGCAAATGTACCTACCAATAGTACGAGTAATAGGGTATCTACGGGGAATGCAAAGAAGGGGAAAGATACAGACCTTTTAACGCATTGCAATGTCTGTGATATGCCCGGCACCAATCAAAATCTCGTCAT GTGTGATGAATGTAAAAAATGCTACCACTTCACCTGTCTTGATCCGCCAGTTAAAAAATCGCCCAAAAGGAGAGGCTATTCTTGGCATTGTGCAGACTGCGATCCTAGT taa